In Mastigocladopsis repens PCC 10914, a single window of DNA contains:
- a CDS encoding FecR family protein produces MFRQFFVLLVISLWGVFVLPLPEQADATTPLTLAVIQNLRNLVQLMPQKKPRRQARKSDAIIPGDGLSTGRSALADLRFNDGSLARIGEQAVFRFLPKTRNVRLSTGTVLLLIPPGRGQTRINTPNAAAAIRGSGLFVRYDQETDTTIVGALTNSGIKVFNKDASQNQELQAGQLIVIVKGKFKGLYDFDLRTFYQTSDLVQGLDLTLKYGVPNSDPAIASVQAETAAAVAAQSPVNGQGVVENPSFVKLTTTFPSSPNNNIIRDESPVDTLLETGQVLSNTGEQSGNRDRRNPNPNPRNDSGSGQPPLDDKKPVQEQPPSNPPTTTPPSNSPPSNPASSSSSPETSSSPTVTQPNPAVPSQPSSEPAPSSPPTTSQPTVTTPTGTTSPTPANPSTPPTTSQPSQETPVKPST; encoded by the coding sequence ATGTTTCGCCAGTTTTTTGTACTCCTAGTGATTAGTTTGTGGGGAGTTTTTGTGTTGCCTCTGCCAGAACAGGCAGATGCCACAACTCCTCTGACTCTTGCTGTCATTCAGAACCTTCGCAATTTGGTACAACTCATGCCGCAAAAAAAGCCGAGGCGTCAGGCACGCAAATCGGATGCCATAATTCCTGGCGATGGGTTGTCCACGGGTCGATCTGCCTTAGCAGACTTGCGTTTTAACGACGGTTCTTTGGCTAGGATAGGAGAACAAGCAGTATTTCGATTCTTACCGAAGACAAGAAATGTCAGATTATCCACTGGCACAGTGCTGCTGCTCATCCCACCAGGAAGGGGGCAAACACGAATAAATACACCAAATGCAGCAGCAGCAATTCGCGGTTCAGGATTATTTGTACGCTATGACCAGGAAACAGACACTACGATTGTAGGCGCACTGACAAACAGTGGTATTAAAGTTTTTAACAAAGATGCCTCTCAAAATCAGGAGCTACAAGCAGGGCAACTGATAGTTATAGTTAAAGGTAAATTTAAGGGTTTATACGATTTTGATCTAAGAACTTTTTATCAAACGAGTGACCTGGTTCAGGGACTAGATCTGACTCTAAAATATGGTGTACCAAATTCAGATCCGGCGATCGCCAGCGTTCAAGCTGAAACTGCTGCTGCTGTTGCGGCACAGTCGCCAGTTAATGGTCAAGGAGTCGTTGAAAACCCATCTTTTGTAAAGCTAACGACTACTTTCCCAAGTTCACCCAATAACAACATTATTAGAGATGAATCCCCAGTTGACACCTTGCTGGAAACAGGACAAGTCCTATCCAATACTGGTGAACAGTCTGGCAATAGAGATAGAAGAAATCCTAATCCAAACCCTCGCAACGACAGTGGTTCTGGTCAACCTCCATTAGATGACAAAAAACCTGTTCAAGAACAACCACCATCTAATCCACCGACAACCACACCACCATCTAATTCACCACCATCCAATCCAGCAAGCTCCTCGTCATCGCCAGAGACGAGCTCTTCACCAACGGTAACACAGCCTAATCCCGCAGTTCCGTCACAGCCATCTAGTGAGCCAGCACCTTCTAGTCCTCCAACTACCTCACAGCCAACAGTGACAACACCAACAGGCACAACATCACCTACTCCGGCTAACCCGTCAACACCACCAACAACTAGTCAACCTTCACAGGAAACGCCGGTCAAACCAAGTACTTAA
- a CDS encoding porin family protein produces MQPKGWIKINLFFWIVLASSSTNLCCIKKVDAAQAANTDLSIREHEIVSKIPFLGVAWVSAQLCQEERGQKADQEEVQTKISGKTEGKLQQQEAVSHTTGDSKACFATADSKTPSLYSQTQPNQVPPIPELNQVSPTPELNQTPAPPPQPTPASPTAPLAQPSIQNNPPQLEGQPADFPKPLSPPVEERLQVPEIENPQRLERLLQRLQQKKQPPTKPNFGELGRLLVRERQLEQLEQVPPPARPVSPPQPIGYLQAHVGYFHTNNIFSSKVDPVEDGLVYSGLTLASAPLPLGRRTYLNGSIDGNLIRYLNQSKYNYNQLRFNVGVYQQLSRRMYGEIGWSNQQLFYARNGSNFNAGDRFLNENSFRLSLGRRDPLTPRLMLDSFYELRWSLTDPPSKQDNRDRVINAVWISLNYYLKQSLQVGLDYQFNLSNFTQRQREDQYHRLYAHLTYGVSNSTNLSLQGGATFGGSTDSNIDFDGWFFTVNYILELGRF; encoded by the coding sequence ATGCAACCCAAGGGCTGGATAAAGATAAATTTATTCTTTTGGATTGTATTAGCTTCTAGTAGTACCAACTTGTGTTGTATCAAGAAGGTAGATGCGGCGCAGGCTGCTAATACAGACCTATCGATTCGTGAACACGAGATAGTATCAAAGATACCATTTTTAGGAGTTGCGTGGGTATCCGCTCAATTGTGCCAAGAAGAACGTGGGCAAAAAGCAGATCAAGAAGAAGTGCAAACAAAAATTTCTGGTAAAACAGAGGGTAAGTTGCAGCAACAAGAGGCTGTCTCTCATACCACAGGAGACTCCAAAGCCTGTTTTGCAACTGCTGATAGTAAGACTCCAAGTTTGTATTCGCAGACACAGCCAAATCAAGTCCCACCAATACCTGAACTAAATCAAGTCTCACCAACACCTGAACTAAATCAAACTCCCGCACCACCTCCCCAACCCACCCCAGCATCGCCAACAGCACCACTTGCCCAACCTTCCATACAAAATAACCCGCCACAATTAGAAGGTCAGCCAGCTGATTTTCCCAAACCTCTCTCACCACCCGTAGAGGAACGCTTGCAAGTACCTGAAATAGAGAACCCGCAAAGATTGGAGAGGCTATTACAACGGTTGCAACAGAAAAAGCAACCGCCTACCAAGCCTAACTTTGGTGAACTGGGAAGACTGCTGGTGCGGGAACGACAACTAGAACAGCTAGAACAGGTACCACCCCCAGCGCGTCCCGTATCTCCACCTCAACCTATAGGCTACCTACAGGCTCATGTTGGCTATTTCCATACCAATAACATTTTTTCCTCGAAAGTAGATCCAGTAGAAGACGGCTTGGTTTATTCTGGACTCACCCTAGCCTCTGCGCCTTTGCCCTTAGGACGCAGAACCTATTTGAATGGCTCAATTGATGGCAACTTAATTCGTTACCTCAATCAATCAAAGTACAACTACAACCAGCTGAGATTCAACGTTGGTGTTTACCAGCAGCTATCACGGCGAATGTACGGAGAAATTGGATGGAGCAATCAACAGTTGTTTTATGCCAGAAACGGCAGTAACTTCAATGCAGGCGATCGCTTTTTAAATGAGAATTCCTTCCGTCTGTCTTTGGGACGGCGCGACCCTCTCACACCCAGACTAATGTTAGATAGCTTCTACGAATTGCGTTGGAGCTTAACTGACCCTCCCAGTAAACAAGATAACCGCGACCGAGTCATTAATGCTGTGTGGATTTCTTTAAACTACTACTTGAAACAATCCCTTCAAGTTGGTCTTGACTATCAGTTTAATTTGTCAAACTTTACCCAACGCCAAAGAGAAGACCAATACCATCGGTTATATGCTCACTTAACTTACGGTGTTTCCAATTCCACAAATCTCAGCTTACAGGGAGGCGCTACCTTTGGTGGTTCTACTGACAGCAATATTGATTTTGACGGCTGGTTCTTTACTGTAAATTACATTTTAGAATTAGGTCGATTTTAA
- a CDS encoding sulfurtransferase yields MTNTPFVVSCEWLFEHLKNPQVVVVDCRFSLADPQLGRQQYQNSHINGAYYLDLNQDLSSPVGEHGGRHPLPNPIELAHKLSAIGVNSQKSLVVAYDDSRLAFASRLWWLLRYLGHEQVAVLDGGFSAWKQAGYPVTEVIPEPRMAIFVPNIQPQMVVDILVVKNRKDLPEVALVDSRESDRYLGIREPIDKIAGHIPGAMNYPWQQVTNSTGYILPQQEQRHRWLELENAKEVFVYCGSGVTACVNLLSLELAGIHTGKLYAGSWSDWISY; encoded by the coding sequence ATGACCAACACCCCTTTTGTCGTTTCTTGTGAATGGCTATTTGAACATCTTAAGAATCCGCAAGTTGTTGTAGTGGATTGTCGTTTTTCTCTCGCCGATCCACAATTGGGACGCCAGCAATATCAAAACAGTCACATTAATGGAGCATATTACCTAGACTTAAACCAGGATCTTTCCAGTCCCGTGGGAGAACATGGAGGAAGACATCCTTTACCAAATCCTATTGAATTAGCTCATAAGTTATCAGCAATAGGGGTGAATTCCCAAAAAAGTTTGGTTGTAGCTTACGATGACTCCCGCCTTGCTTTTGCATCTCGTTTGTGGTGGTTGTTGCGTTATCTCGGACATGAGCAAGTGGCGGTGCTGGATGGAGGCTTTTCTGCTTGGAAACAGGCTGGATATCCTGTTACAGAAGTCATTCCTGAACCTCGAATGGCTATCTTTGTCCCTAATATACAACCACAGATGGTAGTAGATATTTTGGTAGTGAAAAATCGGAAAGATTTACCAGAGGTAGCATTGGTTGATTCACGAGAAAGCGATCGCTATCTAGGTATAAGAGAACCTATTGATAAAATAGCTGGTCATATACCAGGAGCAATGAATTATCCGTGGCAGCAAGTGACAAACTCCACAGGCTATATACTTCCACAACAAGAGCAACGCCACCGCTGGTTAGAATTGGAAAATGCAAAGGAAGTTTTTGTCTATTGCGGTTCTGGCGTTACTGCTTGTGTAAATTTACTTTCCTTAGAACTGGCTGGCATTCATACAGGTAAACTTTATGCTGGTAGCTGGAGTGACTGGATTAGTTATTAG
- a CDS encoding tRNA (5-methylaminomethyl-2-thiouridine)(34)-methyltransferase MnmD — MSDLDNFTPELTADGSFTFFSNEFGELFHSHYGARQESFLKFASPTQLPLKANKPTLRLLDVCYGLGYNTAAALQTIWAVNPNCYVEVIGLELDAAVPQAAIAHHLFDNWEYEYTQIVTQLAFEHQVLQERLKATLLIGDARNSIRFVNQSGFQADAIFLDPFSPPHCPQLWTVEFIKQVSLCLDIDGLLATYSCAAAVRTALLAAGLEIGSTPPVGRRSPGTVAGHREVREVGGENTVLSSLSPSSVLPMLSQAEQEHLLTRAAVPYRDPQLCDLGDVILRRRQQEQQTSSLEPTSRWRKRWLSKTQLEIM, encoded by the coding sequence ATGTCAGACTTAGACAATTTTACACCTGAGCTAACAGCAGATGGCTCGTTCACTTTTTTTTCTAATGAGTTTGGCGAGTTGTTTCACAGCCATTATGGAGCACGTCAGGAGAGTTTTCTCAAGTTTGCCAGTCCTACTCAACTGCCATTGAAAGCAAACAAACCAACGTTGCGTCTTTTGGATGTTTGTTATGGGCTGGGATACAATACAGCAGCAGCTTTACAAACAATTTGGGCGGTAAATCCCAACTGTTATGTTGAAGTCATTGGTTTAGAACTGGATGCTGCTGTACCCCAAGCTGCGATCGCCCATCACTTATTCGACAATTGGGAATACGAGTATACCCAAATTGTGACTCAGTTAGCCTTTGAGCATCAAGTGTTGCAAGAGCGTCTCAAAGCGACTCTGTTAATTGGCGATGCTAGAAACTCCATTAGGTTTGTGAACCAATCAGGTTTTCAGGCTGATGCAATTTTTCTCGATCCGTTTTCACCACCTCATTGTCCTCAGTTATGGACTGTCGAATTTATTAAACAAGTTTCTTTGTGTTTAGATATCGATGGCTTACTTGCCACTTATTCCTGTGCTGCTGCTGTACGTACGGCACTTTTGGCAGCGGGACTAGAAATAGGTTCTACACCACCAGTAGGAAGGCGATCGCCTGGTACAGTAGCCGGACATCGAGAAGTAAGGGAAGTGGGAGGAGAAAATACTGTCTTATCTTCCCTATCTCCCTCATCGGTTCTTCCCATGCTCTCCCAAGCTGAACAGGAACATTTGCTCACTCGTGCTGCTGTGCCCTACCGCGATCCACAACTGTGTGATCTGGGTGATGTCATTTTAAGAAGGCGACAACAAGAGCAACAAACCTCTTCTCTAGAGCCTACCTCTCGTTGGCGAAAAAGATGGCTATCGAAAACTCAACTAGAAATTATGTAA
- a CDS encoding response regulator, whose product MVQRKTKYTGSKVNLIDLNNTLANKNAEGYSLGLSQGDMIQEKTEAAPFLMNPLVNSIQNLFVSKTVQAQGLTVNGVDSDVPRVLVVDDHAASRMTAVAVLAMEGYEVIEADNGYTAVEQVTQKPPDLILLDVMMPEMDGFQVCQLLKQNEQTRLIPVIFITALNDRRSRIRGIEAGADDFLTKPFDRVELAARVKSLVQQKRLNEDLDHAEQVLFSIGRAIESRDPNTGDHCERLVKLGKAFGEYLNLTRTQIRDLMWGGYLHDIGKVGIPDAVLLKTGKFTAQEWEVMRQHVLIGEKICQPLRSMRGVIPIIRHHHERWDGSGYPDGLKGDEIPYLAQVFQIIDIFDALTSERPYKRAFTLEEALAVMAEETDSGWRNPKMMQQFTEFISAFTDWQLWAS is encoded by the coding sequence GTGGTTCAAAGGAAAACCAAGTATACAGGCTCTAAAGTAAATCTTATTGATTTAAATAATACCTTAGCCAATAAAAATGCAGAAGGTTATTCCTTAGGTTTATCTCAGGGGGATATGATACAAGAGAAGACCGAAGCCGCGCCTTTTTTGATGAATCCTCTTGTGAATTCTATTCAGAATTTATTCGTCTCCAAGACGGTACAAGCCCAAGGTCTGACAGTGAATGGCGTTGATTCAGATGTGCCTAGAGTTTTAGTAGTGGATGACCATGCTGCCAGTCGGATGACTGCTGTCGCAGTTTTAGCAATGGAAGGTTACGAAGTTATTGAAGCAGACAACGGTTATACTGCTGTTGAACAGGTAACACAGAAACCACCAGACCTGATTCTGCTGGATGTGATGATGCCGGAAATGGATGGATTTCAAGTGTGCCAGTTGCTGAAGCAGAATGAACAGACTAGACTCATCCCAGTGATTTTTATTACTGCTTTAAATGATCGGCGATCGCGCATTCGAGGAATTGAAGCAGGGGCAGATGATTTCCTCACCAAACCCTTTGATCGTGTGGAGTTAGCGGCGCGAGTAAAATCTTTGGTGCAGCAGAAACGCCTGAATGAAGACTTAGACCACGCTGAACAAGTGCTGTTTTCCATCGGTAGGGCAATTGAAAGCCGCGATCCAAATACAGGCGATCACTGTGAACGGCTGGTGAAGTTGGGCAAAGCATTTGGAGAATATCTCAATCTCACACGCACCCAAATTCGGGATTTGATGTGGGGGGGTTATCTCCATGACATCGGTAAAGTAGGCATTCCTGACGCAGTACTGCTAAAAACAGGCAAATTCACTGCCCAAGAGTGGGAGGTCATGAGACAACACGTTTTGATTGGAGAAAAAATCTGCCAGCCACTACGCAGTATGCGGGGTGTCATTCCCATTATCCGCCATCATCACGAGCGTTGGGACGGTTCAGGCTACCCTGACGGACTAAAGGGGGATGAGATTCCTTATCTAGCCCAAGTATTTCAAATCATTGATATTTTTGATGCTTTAACAAGTGAACGACCATACAAACGAGCTTTTACTCTAGAAGAAGCCCTCGCCGTGATGGCAGAAGAAACCGATTCGGGATGGCGCAATCCCAAAATGATGCAGCAATTTACAGAGTTTATTTCCGCTTTCACAGATTGGCAATTATGGGCTAGTTAG
- the glmU gene encoding bifunctional UDP-N-acetylglucosamine diphosphorylase/glucosamine-1-phosphate N-acetyltransferase GlmU, whose product MVVVAILAAGRGTRMKSNLPKVLHSLGGRSLIERVIDSVKPLSPTRQMVIVGYQAVEVKAAMQSVPDLEFVEQSVQLGTGHAIQQLLPHLQGYTGDLLVLYGDVPLLRTETLKNLLQTHTQHQNAATILTAHLDNPKGYGRVFCNSENIVQQIIEDRDCTPDQKENNRINAGIYCFRWQDLAKVLPHLQANNSQKEYYLTDAVSALKPVMAVDLEDYQEILGINDRLQLATAYEILQKRVKEKWMTAGVTLINPDSITIDDTVELQPDVIIEPQTHLRGNTVIQTGSRIGPGSLIENSQIGENVTVLYSVVTDSIVQPGTRIGPYAHLRGHAEVGAFCRVGNFVELKNTKLGDCTNVAHLSYLGDTTTGKKVNIGAGTITANYDGVKKHRTIIGDSTGTGSNSVLVAPLKLGSDVYVAAGSTVTEDVPDDCLVIARTRQVVKPGWVSNKRDAQSEQLKNES is encoded by the coding sequence ATGGTTGTTGTAGCAATTCTGGCTGCGGGACGTGGGACACGTATGAAATCAAACCTGCCCAAGGTTTTACATTCTTTGGGTGGGAGATCGCTCATCGAACGAGTTATCGACAGTGTAAAACCGCTTTCGCCTACTCGACAGATGGTGATTGTGGGATATCAGGCTGTTGAAGTGAAAGCAGCCATGCAGTCAGTTCCAGATTTAGAGTTTGTTGAACAGTCTGTGCAATTGGGAACAGGTCATGCTATCCAGCAATTACTCCCCCATTTGCAAGGGTACACAGGCGATTTGCTCGTATTGTATGGCGATGTCCCTTTGCTTCGCACAGAAACCCTAAAAAATCTGTTGCAAACTCACACCCAACACCAAAACGCCGCTACCATCCTCACTGCACACTTGGATAACCCTAAAGGCTACGGGCGCGTTTTTTGTAACAGTGAAAATATAGTGCAACAAATCATTGAAGACCGAGATTGCACACCAGATCAAAAAGAAAACAACCGCATTAATGCTGGGATTTACTGCTTCCGTTGGCAGGATTTGGCAAAAGTTCTGCCTCACTTACAAGCGAATAATTCTCAAAAAGAATACTACCTGACGGATGCTGTTAGCGCATTAAAACCAGTTATGGCGGTGGATCTGGAAGATTACCAAGAAATTCTTGGCATTAATGACCGCTTGCAACTAGCAACAGCATACGAAATTTTGCAAAAGCGAGTCAAAGAAAAATGGATGACAGCAGGGGTTACTCTCATTAACCCTGACAGTATTACAATTGATGACACTGTGGAATTACAGCCAGATGTCATTATCGAACCCCAAACTCACTTACGGGGCAATACAGTTATTCAGACAGGCAGTCGCATCGGACCAGGAAGTTTAATAGAAAATAGCCAGATAGGTGAAAATGTCACGGTGCTATATTCAGTGGTAACAGATAGCATTGTGCAGCCGGGAACCCGTATTGGTCCCTATGCTCATCTACGCGGTCATGCAGAAGTGGGTGCATTTTGTCGCGTGGGGAATTTTGTGGAATTGAAAAATACCAAGTTGGGCGATTGCACAAACGTTGCACACCTGTCGTATTTGGGTGATACGACCACCGGCAAAAAGGTCAATATTGGCGCGGGAACCATTACCGCCAACTACGACGGCGTGAAGAAACACCGTACCATCATAGGCGATAGTACTGGCACAGGTAGCAATAGCGTTTTAGTTGCCCCCTTGAAGCTGGGCAGTGATGTCTACGTGGCAGCTGGCTCCACTGTTACAGAAGATGTCCCTGATGATTGTCTAGTGATTGCCCGCACACGTCAAGTCGTGAAACCAGGCTGGGTGTCAAATAAACGAGATGCCCAAAGCGAACAACTAAAAAACGAAAGCTGA
- a CDS encoding isoaspartyl peptidase/L-asparaginase, producing the protein MEIKVQPKLIIHGGAGSSLKGKGGVETVRRSLYPVIEEVYSLLISGVSAKEAVVRGCQILEDNPRFNAGTGSVLQSDGQIRMSASLMDGTSQSFSGVINVSRVKNPIDLAIALQSSPDRVLSDYGAAELARELQVPSYNGLTELRLQEWIQERQDNFKRTMAGVVAEAELVETSNARRGTIGVVALDTHGRLSVGTSTGGKGFERIGRVSDSAMPAGNYATKYAAVSCTGIGEDIMDECLAPRIVIRVTDGMSLKEAMQRSFAEAHEHKRDFGAIALDASGAIAWGKTSEVLLAAYHDGEKMGDTLELPEDTEVGCVF; encoded by the coding sequence ATGGAGATCAAGGTACAACCTAAATTAATTATTCATGGGGGGGCTGGTAGTTCTCTAAAGGGAAAAGGAGGAGTGGAGACGGTACGCCGTTCTCTCTACCCAGTCATAGAGGAAGTCTATTCTCTCCTAATATCGGGAGTCAGTGCAAAAGAGGCGGTTGTGCGGGGTTGTCAAATATTGGAAGACAACCCCCGATTTAATGCTGGCACTGGTTCGGTGCTACAATCGGATGGCCAAATCCGCATGAGCGCTTCTCTCATGGATGGGACATCCCAAAGCTTTAGTGGAGTGATTAATGTTTCACGAGTAAAAAACCCCATTGACTTGGCGATCGCTTTACAAAGCTCTCCTGACCGCGTACTTTCAGATTATGGCGCAGCCGAACTGGCGCGAGAGTTGCAAGTCCCTAGCTACAATGGCTTAACTGAGTTACGCTTGCAAGAGTGGATACAAGAGCGTCAGGATAATTTTAAAAGAACGATGGCTGGAGTGGTAGCAGAAGCAGAACTGGTGGAAACCAGCAATGCCCGACGCGGTACGATTGGTGTAGTTGCATTGGATACTCACGGAAGGCTATCTGTCGGTACTTCTACTGGTGGTAAGGGATTTGAGCGGATTGGTCGTGTCAGTGATTCTGCAATGCCAGCAGGAAATTATGCGACAAAATATGCCGCTGTTAGTTGTACTGGTATTGGAGAAGACATTATGGATGAGTGTTTAGCACCACGAATTGTGATACGTGTCACGGATGGGATGTCCCTCAAAGAAGCGATGCAGCGCTCGTTTGCAGAAGCACACGAACACAAGCGGGATTTTGGAGCGATCGCTCTAGATGCCAGTGGAGCGATCGCTTGGGGTAAAACCAGTGAAGTCTTACTCGCAGCCTATCACGACGGCGAAAAAATGGGTGACACTCTGGAACTTCCTGAAGATACAGAAGTTGGTTGTGTGTTTTAA
- a CDS encoding DUF2256 domain-containing protein: protein MGRARSKSDLPTKICPVCQRPFTWRKKWADCWDDVKYCSERCRRRRSQANNETNESP from the coding sequence ATGGGACGTGCTCGTTCTAAGTCTGACCTGCCTACAAAAATTTGTCCGGTATGTCAGCGCCCTTTTACCTGGCGCAAAAAATGGGCAGATTGCTGGGATGACGTAAAATACTGCTCAGAACGTTGCCGTCGTCGCCGTTCGCAAGCTAACAATGAAACCAATGAATCACCGTAA